A region of Gracilinanus agilis isolate LMUSP501 chromosome 3, AgileGrace, whole genome shotgun sequence DNA encodes the following proteins:
- the TXNDC9 gene encoding thioredoxin domain-containing protein 9, with translation MEAHTSVDMFAKVLENQLLQTTSIVEQQLDTEIQKLDQMDEDDLERLKEKRLEALKKAQQQKQEWLSKGHGEYRELPSESEFFQEVKESKKVVCHFYRDSTFRCKILDKHLVILAKKHLETKFLKLNVEKAPFLCERLHIKVIPTLALVNDGKTKDYIVGFTDLGNTDDFTTETLEWRLGCSDIINYSGNLMEPPFQSQKKFGTNFTKLEKKTIRGKIYDSSDSDDD, from the exons atggaagctcaTACATCTGTTGACATGTTTGCAAAAGTCCTGGAGAATCAGTTGCTTCAGACAACCAGTATTGTGGAACAGCAGCTGGACACTGAGATTCAAAAATTGGATCAGATGGATGAGGATGATTTGGAGCGCCTTAAAGAAAAGAGACTCGAAGCACTAAAGAAAGCACAACAGCAGAAACAA GAATGGCTTTCAAAAGGACATGGTGAATATAGAGAACTTCCTAGTGAGAGTGAGTTTTTTCAGGAAGTCAAGGAAAGTAaaaaagtggtttgccatttctacaGAGATTCCACATTCAG ATGTAAAATACTAGATAAACATTTGGTGATATTGGCCAAGAAGCATTTGGAGACCAAATTCCTGAAGCTAAATGTGGAAAAAGCACCTTTCCTGTGCGAAAGACTTCATATCAAAGTTATTCCCACCCTAGCTCTGGTGAATGAtgggaaaacaaaagattatatCGTAGGTTTTACTGACCTAGGGAATACTGATGACTTTACCACAGAAACTTTAGAATGGAGACTTGGTTGTTCTGATATTATTAATtacag TGGAAATTTGATGGAACCACCATTTCAAAGCCAAAAGAAATTTGGAACCAACTTCAcaaagttagaaaagaaaaccATCCGGGGAAAGATATATGATTCTTCTGACTCTGATGATGACTAG